In Gemmatimonadales bacterium, one DNA window encodes the following:
- a CDS encoding dipeptidase, which produces MNASLVSFVERERPRLLADLSEWLTIPSISAQPEHAGDCRRAAAWLAARLQRLGFTVDTLETGGHPILWAVGPQVPGAPTVLCYGHYDVQPPDPVGEWVSPPFQPTVRDGQLFARGTADDKGQVYTVVAALEGLKAARGAFPVNVRFLIEGEEETGSKGLTELLTREPERTRADAVLVTDTNIVAPGRPSVDAALRGIIHAEIHVRTLAADLHSGLYGGAVPNAIETLWHLLEKLKGEDGRVRIPGFYDRVKRPSAAELKAWRSLPVKERGFREEAGAKALVGERKYSFFERVWSRPTFEVHGIVGGYTGAGSKTVVPAEATAKISLRLVPDQRAKDVAARLVKAVKRAAPKHADVTVTVFSTVDPAQTRLDSRAYRVLDRAFREVWGRGIAPIRSGGSIPIVPLLQQRSDAVLICGVGLPDDRLHAPNEKLTLDQIWKGVVLFGRFFEMMADDTK; this is translated from the coding sequence ATGAACGCTTCTCTGGTGTCTTTCGTCGAGCGCGAACGGCCTCGTCTGCTCGCCGACCTCTCGGAGTGGCTCACCATTCCGAGCATCAGCGCACAGCCCGAGCACGCCGGCGATTGCCGCAGGGCGGCCGCCTGGCTTGCGGCGCGGCTCCAGCGGCTGGGATTCACCGTCGACACCCTCGAGACCGGCGGGCACCCGATCCTGTGGGCCGTCGGTCCCCAGGTGCCCGGTGCCCCGACCGTGCTGTGCTACGGGCACTACGACGTGCAGCCGCCGGATCCGGTGGGCGAGTGGGTCTCGCCGCCCTTCCAGCCCACGGTGCGGGACGGCCAGCTGTTCGCGCGCGGCACGGCCGACGACAAGGGCCAGGTGTACACGGTGGTCGCCGCGCTCGAGGGGCTCAAGGCCGCGCGCGGCGCCTTCCCGGTCAACGTCCGTTTCCTGATCGAGGGCGAGGAAGAGACCGGCTCGAAGGGACTGACCGAGCTGCTGACGCGGGAGCCCGAGCGGACCCGCGCGGACGCGGTCCTGGTGACCGACACCAACATCGTCGCGCCCGGCCGGCCGAGCGTGGACGCCGCCCTCCGCGGCATCATCCACGCCGAGATCCACGTGCGGACGCTGGCGGCCGACCTGCACAGCGGGCTGTATGGTGGGGCCGTGCCCAACGCGATCGAGACGCTGTGGCACCTGCTCGAGAAGCTCAAGGGAGAGGACGGTCGCGTCCGGATCCCGGGCTTCTACGACCGCGTCAAGCGACCGTCGGCCGCCGAGCTGAAGGCCTGGCGGTCCCTGCCCGTCAAGGAGCGGGGCTTCCGGGAGGAAGCCGGCGCCAAGGCGCTCGTCGGCGAGCGGAAGTACAGCTTCTTCGAGCGCGTGTGGTCGCGGCCGACGTTCGAGGTGCACGGCATCGTGGGCGGGTACACCGGCGCCGGCAGCAAGACCGTGGTTCCCGCCGAGGCCACCGCGAAGATCTCGCTGCGCCTCGTCCCCGACCAGCGGGCGAAGGACGTCGCGGCCCGGCTGGTGAAGGCCGTCAAGCGCGCGGCCCCGAAGCACGCGGACGTGACGGTCACCGTCTTCTCGACCGTGGACCCGGCGCAGACCAGGCTCGATTCGCGCGCCTACCGCGTCCTGGACCGGGCGTTCCGCGAGGTGTGGGGCCGGGGGATCGCGCCGATCCGCAGCGGGGGCTCCATCCCGATCGTGCCGCTGCTCCAACAGCGGAGCGACGCGGTGCTGATCTGCGGCGTCGGCCTGCCGGACGACCGGCTCCACGCGCCGAACGAGAAGCTCACGCTCGACCAGATATGGAAGGGCGTGGTGCTGTTCGGGCGGTTCTTCGAGATGATGGCGGATGATACCAAGTAG
- a CDS encoding tetratricopeptide repeat protein has protein sequence MRLTSSFAVFRFQPGEEGLAKARWHSREGKSAEAEKAYRAALAADPELRSGWLELFELLRRDGRLHDALELAMRAEDHFGPEAAMPRAIKGAALAELGRTRDAIAALEEAIELDGNLALAWHEMAYAAYRAGEYARALLVLDRAFALEPHTDTLMLRGHILRAAGQYDAAEVAFEGAQQSAEHDVPRREAEREVAATRRAATLGGKKPRRFTARERAFADTGAVLLDAGTDPATPGPADDVPALLASCLRTLVGLVDALEWHPAVCGGVAPEDEPLAEAVAHAIGAQLLPVAALDPADRPLLVAVWNGGGREWAHQLARLDRWGSGYAFALAEAAGASEPADVIGTSRCAGDPAALHRSLEEALALPLAAAPVDPEILAIAANPLARWRARRSGTGPSA, from the coding sequence ATGCGCCTCACTTCGTCGTTCGCCGTGTTCCGGTTCCAGCCCGGAGAGGAAGGCCTCGCCAAGGCGCGCTGGCACAGCCGCGAGGGCAAGTCTGCCGAAGCCGAGAAGGCGTACCGCGCGGCGCTCGCCGCCGACCCGGAGCTGCGCTCGGGCTGGCTCGAGCTGTTCGAACTGTTGCGCCGCGACGGACGCCTGCACGACGCACTGGAGCTGGCGATGCGGGCCGAGGACCACTTCGGCCCCGAGGCGGCGATGCCACGCGCGATCAAGGGCGCGGCGCTCGCCGAGCTGGGCCGGACCCGCGACGCGATCGCCGCCCTCGAGGAGGCCATCGAGCTGGACGGCAACCTGGCCCTCGCCTGGCACGAGATGGCGTACGCCGCGTACCGCGCCGGCGAGTACGCGCGCGCCCTGCTGGTGCTCGACCGCGCGTTCGCCCTCGAGCCGCACACCGACACGCTGATGCTGCGCGGCCACATCCTCCGCGCGGCCGGCCAGTACGACGCCGCCGAGGTCGCGTTCGAGGGCGCGCAGCAGTCCGCCGAGCACGACGTCCCGCGGCGCGAGGCGGAGCGCGAGGTCGCGGCGACCCGACGGGCCGCGACGCTCGGCGGGAAGAAGCCGCGGCGCTTCACCGCACGGGAGCGGGCGTTCGCCGACACGGGAGCCGTCCTGCTCGACGCCGGCACCGATCCGGCGACCCCGGGTCCGGCCGACGACGTCCCGGCGCTGCTGGCCTCGTGCCTCCGCACGCTCGTGGGCCTGGTGGACGCTCTCGAGTGGCACCCCGCCGTATGCGGCGGCGTGGCGCCGGAGGACGAGCCGCTGGCCGAGGCGGTGGCGCACGCGATCGGCGCCCAGCTGCTGCCGGTCGCGGCGCTCGATCCGGCGGACCGCCCGCTGCTGGTGGCCGTCTGGAACGGAGGAGGGCGGGAGTGGGCGCACCAGCTCGCGCGGCTGGACCGGTGGGGAAGCGGCTACGCGTTCGCGCTCGCGGAGGCCGCCGGCGCGAGCGAGCCGGCGGACGTGATCGGGACGTCGCGGTGCGCCGGCGACCCCGCCGCCCTGCACCGCTCCCTCGAGGAGGCCCTCGCCCTGCCGCTCGCGGCCGCGCCGGTCGATCCCGAGATCCTCGCCATCGCGGCCAATCCGCTGGCGCGCTGGCGGGCGCGACGGTCGGGAACGGGCCCTTCGGCCTGA
- a CDS encoding aminopeptidase, which produces MVAIGVRLRAVRRIVTALLALVVAGGAVAWCVSRDVRYVARAAVEEALILLRRRPIAAVVADPATDPATRAKLELVLAARGFAADSLHLAARQTYTTYSRVRRDTLVLVLTASRSDRLAELTWSYPVVGRVPYKGFFHRTEALEEARRLEQRGMDTYVRVSDAYSTLGWFNDPLLSTIVRDDSVDLAATVIHEILHNTIWVKGDVPFNESLADFVGYRGAEAFFRARGDGRNAERAVARWQDEIRLEHFYDSLAARLDRLYAQGLPAPAVRERRQQLFAEAQADLAGPVGATLRTIDGRWLARRPLNNAVVIAARLYRTGLDRFEALLAAERGDLVRTIGVVRERVAGARDPWDALGAGPGR; this is translated from the coding sequence GTGGTCGCCATAGGCGTCCGGCTCCGCGCGGTCCGACGCATCGTCACGGCGCTGCTGGCCCTGGTGGTGGCTGGCGGCGCCGTCGCGTGGTGCGTGAGCCGGGACGTGCGCTACGTGGCCCGCGCCGCGGTCGAGGAGGCGCTGATCCTGCTGCGGCGGCGCCCGATCGCCGCGGTCGTGGCCGACCCGGCGACCGACCCGGCGACGCGTGCCAAGCTCGAGCTCGTGCTCGCGGCGCGGGGCTTCGCCGCGGATTCGCTGCACCTCGCCGCGCGGCAGACGTACACCACCTACTCCCGGGTCCGGCGCGACACCCTGGTGCTGGTGCTGACCGCGAGCCGGTCGGACCGGCTCGCGGAGCTGACCTGGTCGTACCCGGTCGTCGGGCGGGTGCCCTACAAGGGGTTCTTCCACCGCACCGAGGCGCTGGAGGAGGCCCGGCGCCTCGAGCAGCGGGGGATGGACACCTACGTCCGCGTCTCCGACGCGTACTCGACGCTGGGCTGGTTCAACGATCCGCTGCTCTCGACGATCGTCCGGGACGACTCGGTCGACCTCGCCGCGACGGTGATTCACGAGATCCTGCACAACACGATCTGGGTCAAGGGCGACGTGCCGTTCAACGAGTCGCTGGCGGACTTCGTCGGCTACCGCGGCGCGGAGGCGTTCTTCCGCGCGCGGGGCGACGGCCGGAACGCCGAGCGCGCCGTGGCCCGGTGGCAGGACGAGATCCGCCTCGAGCACTTCTACGATTCGCTGGCGGCGCGGCTGGACCGCCTGTACGCGCAGGGCCTGCCGGCCCCGGCGGTGCGGGAGCGGCGGCAGCAGCTGTTCGCCGAGGCGCAGGCGGACCTGGCCGGCCCGGTCGGCGCGACGCTCCGGACGATCGACGGCCGCTGGCTGGCACGGCGGCCGCTCAACAACGCGGTGGTGATCGCGGCGCGGCTCTACCGCACGGGTCTCGACCGCTTCGAAGCCCTGCTGGCCGCGGAGCGCGGGGACCTGGTGCGGACCATCGGCGTGGTGCGCGAGCGGGTAGCGGGAGCGCGCGATCCCTGGGACGCGCTGGGAGCGGGGCCGGGTCGCTAG